The DNA sequence CATCACTGGTAATACCTGCTGCTAATTGATAATCTTTTTCAGCTTCTTCTTTCATAACATCTACGATGTCATCTATAGTAATTCTTCCCAATAAAATTTGGTTATCGTCTACTACAGGAATAGCTTCTAAATCATATTTTGCCATAACTCTAGCAACGTCTTCTGCACCATCATGCACATTAACACTATCAACACTAGTAATATATATATCTGCAATTTTCTGTTCACTTTTTGCTACAATAAGGTCTTTTAAAGATAATCGCCCAATTAGCTTATTTTGTTTATTAACCACATAAATGGAGTGCACACGAGTTACTTCTTTAGCCTGGGCTCTTATGCGTCGCAAGCATCCAGCAACGGTCCAGGTTTCATACACCTTTACTAATTCTTTTGCCATCAATCCACCAGCGGAATCTTCGTCATAGGCTAATAATTCCTTGATTTCTGCTTTGTGTTCTTCATCTTCAATATGAGAAATAACTTCTTGTTGACGTTCTTCAGAAAGTTCTGAAATAATATCAGCAGCATCATCGGTATCTAACTCTTCAATTTCTTCTGCTATTTCCTTTGAGGACAGATTTTTTAAAACCTTTTCTCGATTATCTTCATCGAGTTCCATTAAAATATCTGAAGTGGTTTCAGAATCTAAAAGTTTAATAACATACATAGCCTCTTCTAGATTTAATTCATCTAAAATTTCAGCTATATCTGCATAATGAAAATCTTTTAAAAGTTTTTGAAGCCCCTTATTATCATTAACTTCAATAAAATTTTCAACCTGCTTTATTAAATCATCGGTTAGCTCAAATTGTATATTTTCTGTTTCTTCAGCCAAATTTTCAATTTTTAAAGGTCGTTTTGAATTCGTATCGTTAGATCAATAAACTGTTGGACACTTAATTGCTCAGGACGCTTGCCAAAGATACTATCTTCTCTTAAAACATCACTTAAATGGAATGTTTTTAAACTGTTACGAAGTGTTTTCCGACGCTGTTGAAAAGCTGCTTTTACAACTTTAAAGAGCATTTTTTCATCACAAGGTAAACTGTAATCCTTTTTTCGAGTTAACCTTAAAACACCAGATTCTACTTTTGGTGGTGGATTAAAAACCGATGGCAACACTGTAAATAAATATTCAGCATCATAAAATGCTTGAGTTAAAACCGATAAAATACCATATACTTTACTACCTTCTTTGGAACATATTCGTTCTGCCACTTCTTTTTGAAACATTCCCGAAAACTCTGGAATCTGATCGCGCATTTCTAAGGTTTTAAAAACTATTTGGGTTGAAATATTGTATGGAAAATTTCCTATAATCGCAAATTGCTGTCCTTTAAAAACCGTATTTAAATCAAATTGCAAAAAATCTTTTTCAATAATTCTCGACGCTAAATTCAAATAATTAGCTTGTAAAAACTCCACCGATTCAGTATCTATTTCAATAACATAAGTAGTAATATCTTTTTCTAATAAATACTTGGTAAGTACCCCCATACCAGGCCCAATCTCCAAAACGTTTTTGTAGTTTTTTGAGATTAAGGTATCGGCTATTTTTTTAGCGACACTTTCATCTTTTAAAAAATGCTGACCTAAATGTTTTTTTGCTTTTACTGTCATTAAACGTAAGTATTTAATTGATAGAAATTTGAATTCCGTACTTATAAAGTAGAATACGAATTTGTTTTTAGATACATACGAAGATATGAAACTAATTCTCGAAATATTGAAAGGTATAAAAATTATTTCCGAGCAATCACATAGCTTCATAATAAAGTAACCATTAAAACTTTATAGCTTTAAACCTTTATTTTGACTGCTTCTCTTAAGTAAAATTTACCGTACACTCATCAATAATTTGAAGTTCCGTTCTGAATGTCAGCATTTTATCAGCAAATTTTTTCAATGCTTCGTCTCTAAACTTAGGTGCATCATCCCTGTAAAATATATCTAAAGCTTCACGTGAATACGAACGATATTGAATAGAGTATGTAATACCCCCCATATCTTCTTCTACCAAAACTTTAGTGAAAGTTGCTTTTTCAAATTTCCCTGTTGCCAAAACGCGTGGGATGTGTTCTTTAATCCATGTTAGCCATTCTTGATGAATGGACTCATCTATATTGACTGTTTCATTGTATATAATCATAAACAATTTTTTTTGCAAATAACCGTATTGCTTTGCCAGCATCAAAAGGTTTTACCTTAAAATTCTTAAAGCAGGCATATATTTGAATGATTTTTTATGATAAACTCGTATCGTATTAATTATAGTTATAATAATATTATACCCATAAAGGATTATTATTGGCCCAATAATTCCAAACAGACTTATACCGTTAGGAAGTATTCCTCTAAAAACACCTCCAAACATACGTGTAATCATGAAAATGTAATATAAAAAAAGTAAAAGTGTCCAAGTTATTTGAAAGTTTAATATTGCCTTACCCAAATCGTTTACGTTCATTATTTTATCCTTTTTAAATATCCACATCGTTAAAGGGATGATGATACCAAGTAAAGGAAAAAACAAAAAACCAAGTGCCGACAAACTCATAACTGTCAGATAATTTTGATCCTCTTGCACTTTCCAATCTACAATATTGTCTGGCGAAGTATTTAAAGCAATAGCTAAGCGTTTGAGGGTATCTCCTCTTGGGACGGTTTCATTATTTTCAATTCGCTGAATAGTTCTTAAACTCAACCCAGACTCATCAGCCAATAACTCTTGTGATATTCCTTTTCTGCTTCTTAATTCTTTTATGCGCACAGATAAATTCAAATGGCTCATTTTTTTATGATTTTTATATGAAGCAAAAGTATTTTATAAGTCTGTTTTCGCTAACGTCTTTGGTATGTCATTTTTACGTCATTAGTGTCACGTTGTTATATTTAGCTTCTTTTTACTGAGATAACTCTTAATTTGAACACAAAAGGCATGATTTTACAACATCTATTCAATAGCGTCGCCGCGTAACGCTCGGAATTTTTTTCGAGCTTCCACGAAGTAAATACTATCAGCATACTCAAAAATAATTTGTTGGTAAAGTGATTTTGCCTTTTCGGGTTGTGCTAATTGGTTGGCATAAATTTCTGCCAAAGCATAGCAGGCATTATCAGCTAAAATACCATCTTTATAATTTAGTAAAATATTTTTATAATTCTGTTCCGCATTTTCAAATTGTTTTTTAGCTTCAAATAATTGTGCCTGTTTGAAAAGTGCTTGTGCAATAATAGGCTCTGTTTTATGTTCCTTTAGTATTTTACTTAAAAGTGAAATAGCCTCATCATTTCTATCTTGAAAAGCAAACAAATCGGCTTTTGAATATAATTTTAAAGCCGTTTGAAGAGAATCTTCATATTTATTATCAGATATCAATAATTTTAGTTCCAAAGCATCATTGGCAATTAGTTGCGAAGTAGAGGCTTTTAATATTTTAAGCTGCGATTCTGCCCATTTAAAATCACCTTTGTAATAACTGGCCTTTGCTACTCTAAAACGGGCTTCCTGCGAAACAGTACTATTTTTTAAATTACGTTGAATTTGAGTGTAATAAATTAGAGCATCATTAAACTTTTCTTGCAGCAATAAAATATCGCCTAACTCTAATTTTATTTGAGCTTTTTGTAATTCTGCTAATGGTAATTTTAAAGACTCTTCTAAAAATGAAATAGCTTTATGAGTATCATTCATTTTAAAAGCCAAAAAATGAGCATATCCAATTTGAACCTCTAAAGTTGATGAAAACATGCCAAACTCTTCAAAGAAAGCTTGATATTTTGAAAGGACAGTTTCATAGTTTTCTTTAGTACTTTCTTTTGATTCAATTTTAAGCAACTGATTATGTGCATCAATTTTTGTATCAATATCTTGAGCCGTTTCTATTAAAAACTCATAAATATCTTTAGCAACATCCAATTCATTTTCACTAACAGCAATACTTGCCAATTCTACAATACGATATAAACTTTCGGGCTGCCTATTGAATATGGCTTTTTCCTGAATAAAGGATTTATTATACTCTTTCTGCTGAATAAACAACCAACTTAACAAACCATTCCATAAAACATTAGGCTCTTGCTGCATTTTTTTCAGCAAAATTTTTCGAAATAAAATATTGTTTTCTTGACTGCTATCTTCACTTATAAAATCACTAATGGTACGTTTAATAGTATTTAATGCTCCCGAATCGCTTCCTACAAATGGATTAGTATCAATAAAAGTAATGTAACTATTAAACATTTTTTCAATGTTACCTTGTTCGCCATAAATTTGTGCCAATTGCAAATTAAAATTGAGTTGTGGCTTTATAGCCATTGCTTTTTCATAAACAATAATTACTTTATCTAAAAGAGAATGGTTTTGAAAACTTCTTGCCACAGAAAAAACACTGTTCACATTATCATCTACACTATTAATTGCCTTTTGGTAATAGCTATTAGCTTTATCCAAATCGTTTTTTAATTGATAATTATAACCCAATTCTACATAAAAATGAGGCAGTCTTATCCGTTCCATTAATTTTAATAAAAACGTTTCGGCTTCATCATACTGTTCTAGCTGTTGATAAGTAGCAAGTAATTGACTAATGTAATTGGGATTTGATGCATTATTAGCGTAAAGTTTTTTGTACTCATGCAATGCTTTTTCAAATTCGCCATTTTTAAAATATTCTTGAGCCAGTATATCTTCTTGAGAAAATAAACTTATTGAAAACAACAGAAATATAGCAATAAAAAATCTCATGGAGTAAATATAACAAATGCATCAAGCACTTAGTATAAATATTTTTATAAAAAATTGGAATGCTGTTTTCTTTAAAAGGAGGGAAAATATCTTTTGAAAATAGTTAACTAAAATTTTAAACGCATTTTGTAAACTTTTTAAAAGATTATTTCACCAAAAAATGCCCGAATAAAATTCGGGCATTACCAACCAAAAATAAATGTTCTATTAACTTGCGTTAAATTAAAAACAGTTTTTAATAAGATTGGGGACAATAACTTTAACGAAATAAATTGTTATTTATTTACAATTGCCGCGGTTTTATGTTCAGATTTTACAATTTCAAAGTCTGAAAATAAAACTTTACTAGCAACTACAACTAATGCGATAAGCAGTACAATACGTTTAAAGTTTTTCATAATAGGTAGGTTTTGATAGGTTTGGTATGCTAACATCATAAATATATTATTAAACACCAAGAAAAACCAGCCTTAATCGTTTAAAAACCTAATTTTTAAACACTTTATCGATAAAAAAACAATAAATCGTAAAATTTGTAAGATTTAACTTAAAAAATTATTGTTTTATTTACTAATCTATTAAACCAAAACCTGTATAAGATTGTAGCACTTCAGGAATTTCAATACCTTTTTCTGTTTGACAATTTTCTAAAATTCCAGCCAAAACTCTAGGTAAAGCCAAAGAGCTTCCGTTTAAAGTATGTGCTAATTCATTTTTTCCTTCACTATTCTTAAACCTTAACTTTAAGCGATTGGCCTGAAAAGTTTCAAAGTTAGATACTGACGAAATTTCCAACCACCTGTCCTGTGCAGTAGAAAACACTTCAAAATCATAGGTTAAAGCTGATGTAAATCCTAAATCGCCACCGCAAAGTCTTAATATTCTATAGGGCAATTTAAGTTCTTGCAAAATACTTTTTACATGATTAACCATACTATCTAAAGCTTCGTAAGATTTACTTGGATGCTCAACACGTAAAATTTCAACTTTATCAAATTGATGCAACCTATTTAAACCTCTTACATGAGCCCCATAACTTCCTGCTTCCCTACGAAAACACGGTGTGTAACCTGTAATACCTATTGGTAATTCACTTTCATTCAAAACCACATCCCTAAATATATTTGTTCCTGGCACTTCTGCTGTTGGTATTAAATACAAATTGTCTTCAGTAACATGATACATTTGTCCTTCTTTGTCTGGAAGCTGACCTGTTCCAAAACCTGAAGTTTCATTTACCAAATGTGGTAACTGATATTCGGTATAACCAGCAGCCGTATTTTTATCAAGAAAATAGGCAATTAATGCACGTTGTAACCTAGCTCCTTTACCTTTATAAACAGGAAATCCTGCTCCTGTTATTTTATTACCAAGTTCAAAATCTATAATATCATATTTTTTTGCTAATTCCCAGTGTGGTAACGCATTTTTATGTAATACAGGAATATTACCCTCTTTAAATATTTCTTCATTATCATCCTCAGAATTTCCAGATGGCACCGTACTATTTGGAACATTCGGAATTTTATATAACAACTCATTTAACTCAGCCGTTTTATTATTAAGAGCCTCATTAAGTTCTTTTGAAACTTCTTTCAATTGACTGGTTCTTTCTTTTAAAAGATTGGCTTCTTGAGCCTTTCCAGATTTA is a window from the Pseudalgibacter alginicilyticus genome containing:
- the serS gene encoding serine--tRNA ligase, whose protein sequence is MLQVPFIRENKDLVIERLAKRNIDATQMIQHVIAFDEDRKRIQTELDKTLAESNTLSKEIGNLYKSGKAQEANLLKERTSQLKEVSKELNEALNNKTAELNELLYKIPNVPNSTVPSGNSEDDNEEIFKEGNIPVLHKNALPHWELAKKYDIIDFELGNKITGAGFPVYKGKGARLQRALIAYFLDKNTAAGYTEYQLPHLVNETSGFGTGQLPDKEGQMYHVTEDNLYLIPTAEVPGTNIFRDVVLNESELPIGITGYTPCFRREAGSYGAHVRGLNRLHQFDKVEILRVEHPSKSYEALDSMVNHVKSILQELKLPYRILRLCGGDLGFTSALTYDFEVFSTAQDRWLEISSVSNFETFQANRLKLRFKNSEGKNELAHTLNGSSLALPRVLAGILENCQTEKGIEIPEVLQSYTGFGLID
- a CDS encoding DUF4286 family protein, translating into MIIYNETVNIDESIHQEWLTWIKEHIPRVLATGKFEKATFTKVLVEEDMGGITYSIQYRSYSREALDIFYRDDAPKFRDEALKKFADKMLTFRTELQIIDECTVNFT
- a CDS encoding tetratricopeptide repeat protein, coding for MRFFIAIFLLFSISLFSQEDILAQEYFKNGEFEKALHEYKKLYANNASNPNYISQLLATYQQLEQYDEAETFLLKLMERIRLPHFYVELGYNYQLKNDLDKANSYYQKAINSVDDNVNSVFSVARSFQNHSLLDKVIIVYEKAMAIKPQLNFNLQLAQIYGEQGNIEKMFNSYITFIDTNPFVGSDSGALNTIKRTISDFISEDSSQENNILFRKILLKKMQQEPNVLWNGLLSWLFIQQKEYNKSFIQEKAIFNRQPESLYRIVELASIAVSENELDVAKDIYEFLIETAQDIDTKIDAHNQLLKIESKESTKENYETVLSKYQAFFEEFGMFSSTLEVQIGYAHFLAFKMNDTHKAISFLEESLKLPLAELQKAQIKLELGDILLLQEKFNDALIYYTQIQRNLKNSTVSQEARFRVAKASYYKGDFKWAESQLKILKASTSQLIANDALELKLLISDNKYEDSLQTALKLYSKADLFAFQDRNDEAISLLSKILKEHKTEPIIAQALFKQAQLFEAKKQFENAEQNYKNILLNYKDGILADNACYALAEIYANQLAQPEKAKSLYQQIIFEYADSIYFVEARKKFRALRGDAIE
- the mgtE gene encoding magnesium transporter produces the protein MAEETENIQFELTDDLIKQVENFIEVNDNKGLQKLLKDFHYADIAEILDELNLEEAMYVIKLLDSETTSDILMELDEDNREKVLKNLSSKEIAEEIEELDTDDAADIISELSEERQQEVISHIEDEEHKAEIKELLAYDEDSAGGLMAKELVKVYETWTVAGCLRRIRAQAKEVTRVHSIYVVNKQNKLIGRLSLKDLIVAKSEQKIADIYITSVDSVNVHDGAEDVARVMAKYDLEAIPVVDDNQILLGRITIDDIVDVMKEEAEKDYQLAAGITSDVEADDSIFEHTKARLPWLLIGMLGGIGAASIIEKFTGSMGDFIVLLSFVPLIQATAGNVGVQSSAIVVQGLANDSIDGSIIKRLFKELLLGLVNGLAIAIIAIIISHFLFDTPYNVSITIGIALIAVIVMAALIGTFVPIFLDKRGIDPAVATGPFITTSNDVFGILIYFLIAKLILGF
- a CDS encoding helix-turn-helix domain-containing protein is translated as MSHLNLSVRIKELRSRKGISQELLADESGLSLRTIQRIENNETVPRGDTLKRLAIALNTSPDNIVDWKVQEDQNYLTVMSLSALGFLFFPLLGIIIPLTMWIFKKDKIMNVNDLGKAILNFQITWTLLLFLYYIFMITRMFGGVFRGILPNGISLFGIIGPIIILYGYNIIITIINTIRVYHKKSFKYMPALRILR
- the rsmA gene encoding 16S rRNA (adenine(1518)-N(6)/adenine(1519)-N(6))-dimethyltransferase RsmA, encoding MTVKAKKHLGQHFLKDESVAKKIADTLISKNYKNVLEIGPGMGVLTKYLLEKDITTYVIEIDTESVEFLQANYLNLASRIIEKDFLQFDLNTVFKGQQFAIIGNFPYNISTQIVFKTLEMRDQIPEFSGMFQKEVAERICSKEGSKVYGILSVLTQAFYDAEYLFTVLPSVFNPPPKVESGVLRLTRKKDYSLPCDEKMLFKVVKAAFQQRRKTLRNSLKTFHLSDVLREDSIFGKRPEQLSVQQFIDLTIRIQNDL